One segment of Streptomyces sp. NA02950 DNA contains the following:
- a CDS encoding UPF0182 family protein produces the protein MPDRGGGPTGPRIRVGRPSRRVRTLLMTLGVLAVLAMLFVMFAGFWTDWLWYRSLHYSSVFSTTLKTKIGLFAVFGALMATAVGLNIWLAHRLRPPLSAMSLEQQSLDRYRMGIAPFKKWVLLAVTALVGLIAGASAAGQWRIWLLWVNGVPFGQKDPQFHKDVAFYAFDLPWYRFLLSFGFAATVLSLIAAAVVHYLYGGLRITSPGARATGAATGHLSVLLGVFVALKAVAYWLDRYALAVKSSDFKATDNWTGLRYVDAQAYLPAKTILFCIAVICAVLFFATLWRRTWQLPVIGFGLMVLSAVLIGGLYPAIVQKFQVQPNEQAKEAPYIKKNIDATRQAYGIDGSQVADYSGRTDDKGGAKGAKLRQVADSTASYRLIDPSVVSPTFQQLEQKRKYYQFPSTLDVDRYKGPGGKDQDTVVGVRELNLDGVPKRNWINDHFTYTHGYGVVAAKGTNPDPQADQEGAPAFTEAGLPTKGGMETYRQQVYYGEKTDQYSIVGGPQKELDYEDDGEKTTSYRGKSGVSLSNPVNRAAYAVAFGEPQILYSGAIGEGSRILYNRTPKERVEKVAPWLTIDGDAYPAVVDGRIKWIVDAYTTTNGYPYASRTTLGDSTADSLSDGDRSVVAQQNKVNYIRNSVKATVDAYDGSVDLYEWDTKDPVLKTWEKAFPGTVKPKSEISDKLMEHLRYPQDLFKVQRELLTRYHVTDPKQFYSGSDAWQVPDDPTQREEGNAVPPYYLSMKMPGQQNQTFSLTTTFTPNGRPNLGAFMAIDADANSKDYGTIRMLKVTSDVPGPQQVQSKLNGRAEVAEFVRNLRGTDSDIEYGNLLTVPLNGGFLYIEPVYARGGSANYPLLKKVGVSYNGKEPVFKDSLGEALDTVFGESSGDGGEKPPSGGDGGEKPPSSNPTLQQALKDAQEAWDDGQKALQEKPQDWDAYGRAQDDLKDALDRAAKAQEKAGKTQKPDDGKQNEPKSQSAGNKGG, from the coding sequence ATGCCGGACCGCGGCGGGGGCCCGACGGGACCGCGGATCAGAGTCGGCCGGCCGTCCCGGCGTGTCCGGACCCTGCTCATGACCCTGGGTGTGCTGGCCGTGCTGGCCATGCTCTTTGTCATGTTTGCCGGGTTTTGGACGGATTGGCTCTGGTATCGCTCGCTTCATTACTCCTCCGTCTTCAGCACCACCCTGAAGACAAAGATCGGGCTGTTCGCCGTCTTCGGCGCGCTGATGGCCACGGCCGTGGGGCTCAACATCTGGCTGGCGCACCGGCTGCGGCCGCCGCTCAGCGCGATGTCCCTGGAGCAGCAGAGCCTCGACCGCTACCGGATGGGCATCGCCCCGTTCAAGAAGTGGGTGCTGCTCGCGGTCACCGCGCTGGTCGGGCTGATCGCGGGCGCCTCGGCGGCCGGTCAGTGGCGGATCTGGCTGCTGTGGGTCAACGGGGTGCCGTTCGGCCAGAAGGACCCGCAGTTCCACAAGGACGTCGCGTTCTACGCGTTCGATCTGCCCTGGTACCGCTTTCTGCTGAGCTTCGGCTTCGCGGCCACGGTGCTCTCCCTGATCGCCGCCGCCGTGGTGCACTACCTCTACGGGGGCCTGCGGATCACCAGCCCGGGCGCCCGCGCGACCGGCGCGGCCACCGGCCATCTGTCGGTGCTGCTGGGGGTGTTCGTCGCCCTCAAGGCCGTCGCGTACTGGCTGGACCGGTACGCCCTGGCGGTGAAGTCCAGCGACTTCAAGGCGACGGACAACTGGACCGGGCTGCGCTATGTCGACGCCCAGGCGTATCTGCCCGCCAAGACCATCCTGTTCTGCATCGCGGTCATCTGCGCGGTGCTCTTCTTCGCCACCCTGTGGCGGCGCACCTGGCAGCTGCCGGTGATCGGCTTCGGGCTGATGGTGCTCTCGGCGGTCCTGATCGGCGGGCTCTACCCGGCGATCGTGCAGAAGTTCCAGGTCCAGCCGAACGAGCAGGCAAAGGAGGCGCCGTACATCAAGAAGAACATCGACGCCACGCGCCAGGCGTACGGCATCGATGGCTCCCAGGTGGCGGACTACTCGGGCCGGACCGACGACAAGGGCGGCGCGAAGGGCGCCAAGCTGCGCCAGGTCGCCGACTCCACCGCCAGCTACCGGCTGATCGACCCGAGCGTCGTCTCGCCGACGTTCCAGCAGCTGGAGCAGAAGCGCAAGTACTACCAGTTCCCCTCGACCCTGGACGTCGACCGCTACAAGGGCCCCGGAGGCAAGGACCAGGACACCGTCGTCGGTGTGCGCGAGCTCAACCTCGACGGCGTCCCCAAGCGGAACTGGATCAACGACCACTTCACCTACACCCATGGCTACGGTGTGGTGGCGGCCAAGGGCACCAACCCCGACCCCCAGGCGGACCAGGAGGGAGCCCCGGCGTTCACCGAGGCCGGACTGCCCACCAAGGGCGGGATGGAGACCTATCGCCAGCAGGTCTACTACGGCGAGAAGACCGACCAGTACTCGATCGTCGGCGGGCCCCAGAAGGAGCTCGACTACGAGGACGACGGCGAGAAGACCACCAGCTACCGCGGCAAGAGCGGGGTCAGCCTCTCCAACCCGGTCAACCGCGCGGCCTACGCGGTGGCGTTCGGCGAGCCGCAGATCCTGTACTCCGGAGCCATCGGCGAGGGCTCGCGGATCCTGTACAACCGCACGCCCAAGGAGCGTGTGGAGAAGGTCGCGCCCTGGCTCACCATCGACGGTGACGCCTATCCGGCGGTGGTCGACGGCCGGATCAAGTGGATAGTGGACGCCTACACCACGACCAACGGCTATCCGTACGCCTCGCGTACGACCCTGGGCGACAGCACGGCCGACTCGCTGAGCGACGGCGACCGTTCGGTGGTCGCCCAGCAGAACAAGGTCAACTACATCCGGAACTCGGTGAAGGCGACCGTCGACGCCTACGACGGCTCGGTCGACCTCTACGAGTGGGACACCAAGGACCCGGTGCTCAAGACCTGGGAGAAGGCGTTCCCGGGCACGGTCAAGCCGAAGAGCGAGATCAGCGACAAGCTGATGGAGCATCTGCGGTATCCGCAGGACCTGTTCAAGGTCCAGCGCGAGCTGCTGACCCGCTACCACGTCACCGACCCCAAGCAGTTCTACAGCGGCAGTGACGCCTGGCAGGTGCCGGACGACCCGACCCAGCGCGAGGAGGGCAACGCGGTCCCGCCGTACTACCTGAGCATGAAGATGCCCGGTCAGCAGAACCAGACGTTCTCGCTGACCACCACCTTCACGCCCAACGGCCGGCCCAACCTCGGTGCCTTCATGGCGATCGACGCCGATGCCAACAGCAAGGACTACGGCACGATAAGAATGCTGAAGGTCACCAGCGATGTGCCAGGACCACAGCAGGTGCAGTCCAAGCTCAACGGCCGGGCGGAAGTCGCCGAGTTCGTCCGGAACCTGAGAGGCACCGACTCCGACATCGAGTACGGCAATCTGCTCACGGTCCCGCTCAACGGCGGCTTCCTGTATATCGAGCCGGTGTACGCCCGGGGCGGCAGCGCCAACTACCCGCTGCTGAAGAAGGTGGGCGTCTCGTACAACGGCAAGGAACCCGTCTTCAAGGACAGTCTGGGCGAGGCGCTGGACACCGTGTTCGGGGAGTCGTCCGGCGACGGCGGGGAGAAGCCACCGTCCGGCGGCGACGGCGGGGAGAAGCCGCCGAGCTCCAACCCGACGCTCCAGCAGGCCCTGAAGGACGCCCAGGAGGCGTGGGACGACGGTCAGAAGGCGCTCCAGGAGAAGCCGCAGGACTGGGACGCCTACGGCAGGGCCCAGGACGACCTGAAGGACGCCCTGGACCGGGCCGCCAAGGCCCAGGAGAAGGCCGGGAAGACCCAGAAGCCGGACGACGGGAAGCAGAACGAGCCGAAGAGCCAGAGCGCCGGCAACAAGGGCGGTTGA
- a CDS encoding PPA1309 family protein codes for MSNATPGSAPMAANPLTRAVLEIDEYASGLGWDQPARLFALVDTARLRAQEPDLATQLGLDEQGGEAAAPLTPIEQDELPPRTPLDEFLATIAWPDAVIGCAMTVERLMLPPSAENAVPEDMDEAQLASWVAEHPGRQEVRMTVAVLRDGKRESAVRLREKDSPTEVLTGAGLVPGLADALSATFATD; via the coding sequence ATGTCCAACGCAACCCCCGGCAGCGCCCCGATGGCCGCCAATCCGCTGACCCGAGCCGTCCTCGAGATCGACGAATACGCTTCCGGGCTCGGCTGGGACCAGCCCGCCCGGCTCTTCGCCCTCGTCGACACCGCCCGGCTGCGCGCCCAGGAGCCCGATCTGGCGACCCAGCTCGGCCTTGACGAGCAGGGCGGGGAGGCCGCAGCCCCACTCACCCCCATCGAGCAGGACGAGCTGCCCCCGCGGACCCCGCTCGACGAGTTCCTCGCCACCATCGCCTGGCCCGACGCGGTGATCGGCTGCGCCATGACCGTGGAGCGGCTGATGCTGCCGCCGTCCGCCGAGAACGCCGTACCGGAGGACATGGACGAGGCCCAGCTGGCCTCCTGGGTCGCCGAGCACCCGGGCCGCCAGGAGGTCCGGATGACGGTCGCGGTGCTGCGGGACGGGAAGCGCGAGTCGGCCGTACGGCTGCGCGAGAAGGACTCCCCCACCGAGGTGCTGACCGGGGCCGGTCTGGTGCCGGGGCTCGCGGACGCGCTCAGCGCCACCTTCGCCACCGACTGA
- a CDS encoding PDZ domain-containing protein, whose amino-acid sequence MPRRTATMLASLLMLIALLCAGVLIPVPYAEMSPGPTYNTLGEHNGECVLQISGHKGCETTGGHLNMTTVRVTGSEYRMNLVEAVYGWLAHDDVVVPHDTLYPDDKTPDEVNQQNAEEFTQSQESAKVAALRALKKPVSSQVIVGVVRKGSPSQDRLHAGDVIKSVDGTPVHGPEDISKLVTKHKPGEKVVFSVIPAKAVAAAEKRGKKPSGQKRVTVTSTTAKDGRTIVGITPGLDYTFPFRIDIKLADVGGPSAGLMFALGIVDRLSPGDLTDGKFIAGTGTINEKGVVGPIGGIEMKTIGAREAGARYFLTPKENCAAAAKDVPGGLRLVKVHTIDDALKALKKIRQGDTDGLPACTTS is encoded by the coding sequence ATGCCACGCCGCACCGCGACGATGCTCGCCTCCCTCCTGATGCTGATCGCGCTGCTGTGCGCCGGGGTGTTGATCCCGGTGCCGTACGCGGAGATGTCGCCAGGACCCACGTACAACACCCTGGGCGAGCACAACGGCGAGTGCGTGTTGCAGATCTCGGGCCACAAGGGCTGTGAGACCACCGGCGGCCACCTCAACATGACCACCGTCCGCGTCACCGGCTCCGAGTACCGGATGAACCTCGTGGAGGCCGTGTACGGCTGGCTGGCCCACGACGACGTGGTGGTCCCGCACGACACCCTCTACCCGGACGACAAGACGCCGGACGAGGTGAACCAGCAGAACGCCGAGGAGTTCACCCAGTCCCAGGAGAGCGCCAAGGTCGCCGCCCTCAGGGCGCTGAAGAAGCCCGTCTCCTCCCAGGTGATCGTCGGCGTCGTCCGCAAGGGGAGCCCGTCCCAGGACAGGCTGCACGCGGGCGATGTGATCAAGTCGGTGGACGGCACCCCGGTGCACGGCCCCGAGGACATCTCCAAGCTGGTCACCAAGCACAAGCCCGGTGAGAAGGTCGTCTTCTCGGTGATTCCGGCCAAGGCGGTCGCCGCGGCGGAGAAGCGCGGCAAGAAGCCCTCCGGCCAGAAGCGCGTCACGGTGACCAGCACGACGGCGAAGGACGGCCGGACCATCGTGGGCATCACGCCCGGGCTCGACTACACCTTCCCGTTCCGGATCGACATCAAGCTGGCCGACGTGGGCGGGCCCAGCGCGGGCCTGATGTTCGCGCTGGGGATCGTGGACCGGCTCTCGCCCGGCGATCTGACCGACGGGAAGTTCATCGCGGGCACCGGCACCATCAACGAGAAGGGCGTGGTCGGTCCCATCGGCGGGATCGAGATGAAGACGATCGGCGCCCGCGAGGCCGGAGCGCGCTACTTCCTCACGCCCAAGGAGAACTGCGCGGCCGCGGCCAAGGACGTCCCCGGCGGTCTGCGGCTGGTGAAGGTGCACACCATAGACGACGCGCTGAAGGCCCTGAAAAAGATCCGTCAGGGCGACACCGACGGACTGCCGGCGTGTACGACGAGCTGA
- a CDS encoding molybdenum cofactor biosynthesis protein MoaE: protein MDRMARTYDHPGELAAADPIRLLAVRDEPLSVDEVFGAVGDAAAGGTALFVGTVRNHDGGAEVGALGYSAHPTAEAELRRVAEKVAADFPVRALAAVHRVGDLVIGDLAVVVAVSCPHRAEAFAACRRLIDDLKREVPIWKHQTFADGTEEWVGAQ from the coding sequence ATGGACCGTATGGCACGTACGTACGATCACCCCGGCGAACTCGCGGCCGCCGACCCCATCCGCCTGCTCGCCGTCCGTGACGAGCCGCTCTCGGTGGACGAGGTGTTCGGGGCCGTCGGCGATGCCGCGGCGGGCGGCACGGCCCTCTTCGTGGGCACCGTGCGCAATCATGACGGGGGTGCGGAGGTCGGCGCCCTGGGCTACTCCGCCCATCCGACCGCCGAGGCCGAGCTGCGCCGCGTGGCCGAGAAGGTCGCGGCCGACTTCCCGGTGCGCGCGCTGGCCGCCGTGCACCGGGTCGGCGATCTCGTGATCGGTGATCTCGCCGTGGTCGTGGCCGTCTCCTGCCCGCACCGCGCGGAGGCGTTCGCCGCCTGCCGCCGTCTGATCGACGACCTCAAGCGCGAGGTGCCGATCTGGAAGCACCAGACCTTCGCGGACGGCACCGAGGAGTGGGTCGGGGCGCAGTGA
- a CDS encoding NAD-dependent epimerase/dehydratase family protein, which produces MSSPDREVRAARNDTARTARRPVVAVTGAASGPGALLTQRLTESDEIKQVLAIDERRGEVSEAQWHLLDVRDPVIADKLRGADVVVHLAVDLDLGTDPAARTAYNVRGTQTVLTAAAAAGVRRVVLCTSAMVYGALPENDVPLAEDAELRATAEATGVGDLLEIERLGERAPRAHPGLNVTVVRPAILVGGTDTALTRYFESPRLLVVAGSRPTWQFCHVEDLVSALEYAALEKVEGELAVGCDGWLEQEEVEELSGIRRMELPSAVALGAASRLHRLGLTPSPAGDLAYTMHPWAVSGSRLHAAGWRPQWTNEEVLAELLEEVAGRHTVAGRRLGRKDATTLGAAGATVALVGTAAIVRRARKARRRA; this is translated from the coding sequence GTGAGTTCCCCAGACCGAGAAGTTCGCGCTGCGCGAAACGATACGGCCCGTACCGCACGACGCCCCGTCGTGGCGGTCACCGGAGCCGCGTCGGGACCGGGCGCCCTGCTCACGCAGCGGCTCACGGAGTCCGACGAGATCAAGCAGGTGCTCGCCATCGACGAGCGCAGGGGAGAGGTGAGCGAGGCGCAGTGGCATCTGCTGGACGTCCGCGATCCGGTCATCGCCGACAAGCTGCGCGGCGCGGATGTCGTGGTCCACCTCGCCGTCGACCTCGACCTGGGCACCGACCCCGCCGCCCGGACCGCGTACAACGTGCGGGGCACCCAGACCGTACTGACGGCCGCCGCGGCCGCCGGGGTGCGCCGGGTGGTGCTGTGCACCTCCGCGATGGTCTACGGGGCACTGCCCGAGAACGACGTGCCGCTCGCCGAGGACGCGGAGCTGCGTGCCACCGCCGAGGCCACCGGCGTCGGTGACCTGCTGGAGATCGAGCGGCTCGGGGAGCGCGCGCCCCGGGCGCATCCGGGGCTGAATGTCACCGTGGTGCGTCCCGCGATCCTGGTCGGCGGCACGGACACCGCCCTCACCCGCTACTTCGAGTCGCCGCGGCTGCTGGTCGTCGCGGGGTCCCGTCCGACCTGGCAGTTCTGTCATGTGGAGGACCTGGTCAGCGCACTGGAGTACGCCGCCCTGGAGAAGGTCGAGGGCGAGCTCGCGGTCGGCTGCGACGGCTGGCTGGAGCAGGAGGAGGTCGAGGAGCTGTCCGGTATCCGGCGCATGGAGCTGCCGTCGGCGGTCGCCCTGGGTGCCGCCTCCCGGCTGCACCGGCTGGGACTGACCCCGTCCCCGGCCGGTGATCTCGCCTACACCATGCACCCCTGGGCGGTCAGCGGCAGCAGACTGCACGCGGCGGGCTGGCGGCCCCAGTGGACCAACGAGGAGGTCCTCGCCGAGCTGCTGGAGGAGGTCGCCGGGCGCCATACGGTCGCCGGACGGCGGCTGGGCCGCAAGGACGCCACGACGCTCGGCGCCGCGGGCGCGACCGTGGCTCTGGTGGGCACCGCCGCGATCGTGCGCCGCGCCCGCAAGGCACGCCGCCGGGCCTGA
- a CDS encoding zinc-dependent metalloprotease, giving the protein MSDTPFGFGLPPEEPEDGDDGKRKGGQGGDQGPANPFGFGGGTGGAGGAENPFAAMFGSLNPNDLGAAFQQLGQMLSYEGGPVNWDMAKDIARQTVARGTADGTKDESVGPADRDAVQEAVRLADLWLDGATSLPSGSGTAVAWSRAEWVEATLPVWRDLVDPVAERVGVAMGDVLPEEMQAMAGPLLGMMRSMGGAMFGTQIGQALGVLAGEVVGSTDIGLPLGPAGKAALLPVNIAALGSGLGVPKEEVRLYLALREAAHQRLFSHVPWLRSHLFGAVEGYARGIKVDTAKLEDAVGQLDPTHPEQLQEALQQGMFQPEDTPEQKAALARLETALALVEGWVDAVVHAAAAPHLPSADALRETLRRRRASGGPAEQTFATLIGLELRPRRLRDASRLWASLTDARGMEGRDGLWEHPDMLPTAQDLDDPDGFVHREQLDFSELDKMLGEAAGGGERPGGASGDRGPDEGPENCPDERRDDGDR; this is encoded by the coding sequence GTGAGTGACACCCCATTCGGATTCGGCCTTCCGCCGGAGGAGCCGGAGGACGGCGACGACGGCAAGAGGAAGGGCGGCCAGGGCGGCGATCAGGGCCCCGCGAATCCCTTCGGGTTCGGCGGTGGCACGGGCGGAGCGGGCGGCGCGGAGAATCCGTTCGCCGCGATGTTCGGGTCGCTGAACCCCAATGATCTGGGCGCCGCCTTCCAGCAGCTCGGGCAGATGCTCTCGTACGAGGGCGGCCCGGTGAACTGGGACATGGCCAAGGACATCGCACGGCAGACGGTCGCCCGCGGCACCGCCGACGGCACCAAGGACGAGAGCGTGGGCCCGGCCGACCGCGACGCGGTCCAGGAGGCGGTGCGGCTCGCCGACCTGTGGCTGGACGGCGCCACCTCGCTGCCCTCGGGCTCCGGTACCGCCGTGGCCTGGAGCCGCGCGGAATGGGTCGAGGCGACCCTTCCGGTATGGCGCGATCTGGTCGATCCGGTCGCCGAGCGCGTCGGCGTCGCCATGGGCGATGTGCTCCCCGAGGAGATGCAGGCCATGGCCGGTCCGCTGCTGGGGATGATGCGCTCCATGGGCGGCGCCATGTTCGGCACCCAGATCGGCCAGGCACTCGGGGTGCTGGCCGGTGAGGTGGTCGGCTCGACCGACATCGGGCTGCCGCTCGGCCCGGCGGGCAAGGCGGCGCTGCTCCCGGTGAACATCGCGGCGCTCGGCTCCGGCCTCGGCGTCCCCAAGGAGGAGGTGCGGCTCTACCTGGCGCTGCGCGAGGCCGCCCATCAGCGGCTGTTCTCGCATGTGCCGTGGCTGCGCTCGCATCTGTTCGGTGCCGTGGAGGGCTACGCCCGCGGTATCAAGGTCGACACCGCCAAGCTGGAGGACGCGGTCGGCCAGCTCGACCCGACCCACCCCGAGCAGCTCCAGGAGGCGCTCCAGCAGGGCATGTTCCAGCCGGAGGACACCCCCGAGCAGAAGGCCGCCCTGGCCCGTCTGGAGACGGCGCTGGCGCTCGTCGAGGGCTGGGTGGACGCGGTGGTCCACGCCGCCGCCGCGCCCCATCTGCCGTCGGCCGACGCGCTGCGCGAGACGCTGCGCAGGCGCCGGGCGAGCGGCGGGCCCGCCGAGCAGACCTTCGCCACCCTGATCGGCCTGGAGCTGCGCCCGCGCAGGCTGCGGGATGCCTCCCGGCTGTGGGCCTCGCTCACCGACGCGCGCGGTATGGAGGGGCGCGACGGGCTGTGGGAGCACCCCGACATGCTGCCGACCGCCCAGGACCTCGACGACCCGGACGGCTTCGTCCACCGCGAGCAGCTGGACTTCTCCGAGCTGGACAAGATGCTCGGCGAGGCGGCGGGCGGCGGTGAGCGGCCCGGCGGCGCGAGCGGCGACCGGGGCCCGGACGAGGGCCCGGAGAACTGCCCGGACGAGCGGCGGGACGACGGCGACAGGTGA
- a CDS encoding NUDIX hydrolase, with translation MSLHKDAARVLEAWSAPDAAQERLRLAYGDHLAAHPDGMWKACRDGHITASTLVIDPSRERVLLTLHRKLRMWLQMGGHCEPDDATLADAALREASEESGIAGLTLLPDGPVRLDRHHTPCAWHLDVQYAALAPRDATAAISDESLDLRWFGYDEVAGVADESVRRLVDRTRALV, from the coding sequence GTGAGTCTGCACAAGGACGCGGCGCGGGTCCTGGAAGCCTGGTCCGCGCCGGACGCCGCCCAGGAGCGGCTGCGGCTGGCCTATGGCGACCATCTGGCCGCCCATCCGGACGGGATGTGGAAGGCGTGCCGGGACGGGCACATCACGGCGAGCACGCTGGTGATCGACCCGTCCCGGGAGCGCGTACTGCTCACCCTGCACCGGAAGTTGCGGATGTGGCTGCAAATGGGCGGCCACTGCGAACCGGACGACGCCACCCTGGCGGACGCGGCGCTGCGCGAGGCATCGGAGGAGTCCGGGATCGCGGGGCTGACGCTGCTGCCGGACGGGCCGGTGCGGCTGGACCGGCATCACACCCCGTGCGCCTGGCACCTGGACGTGCAGTACGCGGCGCTGGCCCCGCGGGACGCGACGGCGGCGATCAGCGATGAGTCACTGGATCTGCGCTGGTTCGGATACGACGAGGTGGCGGGCGTGGCCGACGAGTCCGTGCGCCGGCTGGTGGACCGTACCCGCGCCCTGGTCTGA
- a CDS encoding AIM24 family protein, whose translation MQSPLFAFTEAQTQDRYALQNPHMLRVALTGHEDVLARKGSMVAYQGLIEFDGEYQTPGQRRSRAVGEGLDLMRCSGQGTVYLANLAQYVHVVDVEGEGLTVDSAYVLALDSTLHWETIAVDSQYGISGSGKYNLNISGRGKVALMTSGQPLMLQVTPDKYVNVDADAIVAWSSSLRVQMQAQTHSSGVWRRRGNTGEGWELSFLGQGYALVQPSELLPPQNAVIGGGMAAQFGMGQQGARGQNQGNIFGN comes from the coding sequence ATGCAGAGCCCGCTCTTCGCCTTCACCGAGGCCCAGACCCAGGACCGCTACGCGCTCCAGAACCCGCATATGCTGCGGGTCGCCCTGACCGGTCATGAGGATGTGCTCGCCCGTAAGGGCAGCATGGTCGCCTACCAGGGGCTGATCGAGTTCGACGGCGAGTACCAGACGCCGGGGCAGCGCCGCTCCCGCGCCGTCGGCGAGGGCCTGGACCTGATGCGCTGCTCCGGGCAGGGCACGGTCTACCTCGCCAACCTCGCCCAGTACGTCCATGTGGTGGACGTGGAGGGCGAGGGGCTGACCGTCGACAGCGCCTATGTCCTCGCGCTGGACTCCACCCTGCACTGGGAGACGATCGCGGTCGACAGCCAGTACGGGATCTCCGGCTCCGGCAAGTACAACCTGAACATCTCGGGGCGGGGCAAGGTCGCGCTGATGACCTCCGGCCAGCCGCTGATGCTCCAGGTCACGCCGGACAAGTACGTCAATGTCGACGCGGACGCCATCGTCGCCTGGTCCAGCTCGCTGCGCGTCCAGATGCAGGCGCAGACGCACTCCTCGGGTGTGTGGCGGCGGCGCGGCAACACGGGGGAGGGCTGGGAGCTCAGCTTCCTCGGCCAGGGTTACGCCCTCGTCCAGCCCAGCGAGCTGCTGCCGCCGCAGAACGCGGTGATCGGCGGGGGTATGGCGGCCCAGTTCGGGATGGGCCAGCAGGGCGCCCGGGGACAGAACCAGGGCAACATCTTCGGCAACTGA
- a CDS encoding AIM24 family protein, with protein MDQQLITGFAPAPVAARMENHGASMLKVAMQSGQDLFARTGSMVAYEGFVQYEPNPPAVRQMASQWLTGEGAPLMRCSGDGLLYLADYGANVVCINLGGDSLSVNGTNLLAFDAHLQWGVERVKGIAKFAGQGLFNVGVSGTGWVALTSRGTPIVVDCGRGDDETYVDPDALVAWSTGLKVKGKRSFKASSLIGRGSGEAYQLGFSGQGFVVVQPSEDSTDRLRARG; from the coding sequence ATGGACCAGCAACTGATCACGGGCTTCGCCCCCGCGCCGGTCGCCGCCCGTATGGAGAACCACGGCGCCAGCATGCTCAAGGTCGCCATGCAGAGCGGCCAGGACCTGTTCGCCCGCACCGGCTCGATGGTGGCGTACGAGGGCTTCGTCCAGTACGAGCCGAATCCGCCCGCGGTGCGCCAGATGGCCTCCCAGTGGCTGACCGGCGAGGGCGCCCCGCTCATGCGGTGCAGCGGCGACGGACTGCTCTACCTGGCCGACTACGGGGCCAACGTCGTCTGCATCAACCTGGGCGGCGACTCGCTGTCGGTCAACGGCACCAATCTGCTCGCCTTCGACGCCCATCTCCAGTGGGGTGTCGAACGCGTCAAGGGCATCGCCAAGTTCGCCGGGCAGGGTCTGTTCAACGTGGGCGTCTCCGGCACCGGCTGGGTCGCCCTGACCTCCCGGGGCACGCCCATCGTCGTCGACTGCGGACGCGGCGACGACGAGACCTATGTGGACCCGGACGCGCTCGTCGCCTGGTCCACCGGGCTCAAGGTCAAGGGGAAGCGCAGCTTCAAGGCGTCCTCCCTGATCGGCCGGGGCAGCGGCGAGGCGTACCAGCTCGGCTTCTCCGGGCAGGGCTTCGTCGTCGTACAGCCCAGTGAGGACAGCACCGACCGGCTCCGGGCACGGGGCTGA